A region of Zeugodacus cucurbitae isolate PBARC_wt_2022May chromosome 5, idZeuCucr1.2, whole genome shotgun sequence DNA encodes the following proteins:
- the LOC128921880 gene encoding sodium channel protein Nach, protein MQKKSVREWARKVAETLTIFRRSLIFQTKEFFQNSTLHGVRYIAESGRPVGEKFMWFCFTTIGAVTALVIIMSLWEKFQTNPTITGLDTDFHNQNVVFPSTIVCPEIPFDHDKAYDWAYKTLSNYDHPTATMIAPFLELLTSLNFDNVNEAYALSTSVSANILNEINLRDAAFKVHVSCEDTLTECKYRDEPISCCTHFDRVYTEHGMCFAFNSRFKSEEKEDVNGAAPHDLYETDKKWALYFVPNGTAKVFIFSNEEYFGSDFNAQIEWEDNQKVEARISKKNTYTTDDARQLTIGQRKCIFYDEVKLQYFPEGYTFSSCMKECRMKRAIKFCKCNPPFYKPISSVPTCGVSDLMCLEKNKANITNIRNCMQCELSCSKTVFNIEKLIKNTEKTDDTGVLVEFLTWPIIRYKREVLFGWVDLLVSFGGIASLFLGFSLLSGVEIIYYFTLRACCMVYKNRQELYEIEEEIKRRPPPAINLSLRIMSYVSKPSQDAVAVDDNLTRNNLNSKQFNEKSIILCKRNNFNMNVPQNVKELNRRRKADKDYTGYSKSLYKSTKIIPQYTDSNGDWKYGQYLP, encoded by the exons ATGCAGAAAAAGAGTGTAAGAGAGTGGGCAAGAAAGGTGGCCGAAACGTTGACAATCTTTCGGCGtagtttaatttttcaaacgaaagaattttttcaaaattccacGTTGCATGGTGTGCGTTACATAGCCGAGTCCGGACGTCCGGTGGGTGAAAA ATTTATGTGGTTTTGCTTTACAACAATCGGTGCTGTGACTGCCTTGGTGATAATTATGAGTTTGTGGGAGAAATTTCAAACTAACCCAACCATTACAG gTTTGGACACCGATTTCCATAATCAAAATGTTGTCTTTCCCAGCACAATTGTCTGTCCGGAAATACCCTTCGATCATGACAAGGCATATGATTGGGCATACAAAACATTATC AAATTATGACCATCCCACGGCAACTATGATCGCACcatttcttgagcttttaacATCTTTAAACTTCGACAATGTCAACGAAGCTTATGCGCTGTCTACATCGGTGtcggcaaatattttaaatgaaattaatttacgaGATGCGGCATTTAAA GTTCATGTTAGCTGTGAAGACACCTTAACGGAATGCAAGTATCGTGACGAACCGATATCGTGTTGTACACATTTCGATAGAGTTTATACCGAGCATGGCATGTGTTTCGCTTTCAATAGTCGTTTCAAATCGGAGGAAAAAGAAGA TGTAAATGGAGCCGCGCCACATGATCTTTATGAGACAGATAAGAAATGGGCTTTGTATTTCGTACCGAACGGCACTGCAAAA gttttcattttttcaaatgAGGAATATTTCGGCAGTGATTTCAATGCCCAAATCGAGTGGGAAGATAATCAGAAAGTAGAAGCAAGGATTTCCAAAAAGAACACCTATACCACAGATGACGCGAGGCAACTAACAATTGG TCAACGGAAATGCATCTTTTATGACGAGGTTAAATTGCAATATTTCCCTGAGGGCTACACATTCTCCTCCTGCATGAAGGAGTGTCGCATGAAACGTGCCATCAAATTCTGTAAATGCAATCCACCATTTTATAAGCCCATAT CGAGTGTGCCTACGTGTGGCGTATCCGATTTGATGTGTTTGGAAAAGAACAAGGCGAACATTACGAATATACGGAATTGCATGCAATGTGAATTGAGCTGTTCGAAAACGGTCTTTAACATTGAGAAATTGATTAAGAA CACTGAAAAGACCGATGACACGGGCGTTTTAGTGGAGTTTCTCACGTGGCCTATTATACGTTATAAACGCGAGGTACTTTTCGGTTGGGTCGATCTTTTGGTGTCCTTTGGTGGTATTGCAAGTTTATTTCTAGGCTTCTCGTTGCTCTCTGGTGTggaaattatttactatttcacGTTAAGAGCTTGTTGTATGGTCTACAAAAATAGG CAAGAATTGTATGAAATCGAAGAGGAGATCAAACGAAGACCGCCGCCTGCCATTAATCTCTCACTACGCATCATGTCTTACGTTTCAAAGCCATCCCAAGACGCTGTGGCTGTAGATGATAACTTGACACGGAACAATTTGAATAGCAAGCAGTTTAACGAAAAATCCATTATTTTGTGTAAACGAAACAATTTCAATATGAATGTACCACAAAATGTCAAGGAATTAAATCGGCGACGCAAAGCTGATAAG GACTATACCGGATATTCAAAATCACTATACAAGTCTACAAAGATTATACCGCAATATACAGATTCGAACGGCGACTGGAAATATGGACAATATCTACCCTGA